The genomic window TGCTGGGACCCGAGATCGTGGCCGACATGGAGACGGCCTTCCTCGCGACGCCGGGCCCGCTGGCCGTCAAGCTGATGGCCGCGCTGCAGGCGGCCAACGTGCCGGGGGCCGATACGCGCTGCGCCGGCGCGGGCAAGCCGGCGATCTCGGCGTTCCTCCGCGTCGCGCGCCCCGACGACGGGCCGGGCGACCTCTACCTCGACCTCAACGTGAACAACACGAGCACGGCGCAGAACCCCATCGACCTGTTGCAGGACCAGTTCGACGCCTGGCTGCCCACGGCCGCCCCCGCGGCCTCGCCGATCGCGCGCTTCCTGCCGGCCGCACCCAACCCCTTCAACCCGCAGACGTCCCTCCGCTTCGCGCTCGCCGCCGCCGGCCCCGCGCGGCTCGAGATCATCGACCTCGCCGGACGCCGGCTCACCGTGTTGCGCGAGGGTCCGTGCGACGCGGGGGAGCAGTCGGCAATCTGGGACGGCCGCGACGACACCGGCCGCGCGCTGCCCAGCGGCGTCTACTTCGCGCGGCTGGTCACGCCGGCCGCCGAGCAGTCGCAGAAGCTCGTGCTGCTGCGGTAGCCCGCCCCCGGGGGCGAGTGACTAGGGCTTCGCGTCCGGCGAGCCCAGCATGCGCAGGGCGAGGTTCAGGTTCTTGCGCGCGTCAGGGTTGGCGGGGTCCAGCGCCAGCGCGGCGCGAAACTGCGCCACCGCTTCCTCGAGCCGGCCGGCCTGGGCCAGCAGGCCGCCGAGGTTGTTGTGGCCGGCGGGGTCGTCCGGCTGGAGCGCGACGGCGCGGCGGCGCTGCTCGATGGCGCCGTCCAGGTCGCCCTGCCTTGCGAGCAGGCGACTCAGGTTGACGCGCGCGAGCGCGAAGTCGGGGTCCTTCGCCACGGCGACCTGGTAGGCCCCGCGCGCCGCGTCCAGCTTGCCCATGGCCTCGTAGGTCTGGCCGAGGTTGTTGTAGGCCTTGGCATAGTCCGGCGCGATCGTGATCGCGGCCGCGAAGCTACCCGCCGCCTCGGGGAGGCGGTTGGCCTCGGCGTAGGCGATGCCCAGGTTGTAGAGCATCTTGGGATGCACCGGCTCCACCGCGCGGGCGCTCTCGCCGAGGGTGATGCCGTCGCGCCAGGCGCCGGCGCGCGCGTGGGCCGTCGCGCCGAGGGCGATCAGCGCGAGCGCGACGAGCACCAGCACGGGCTCGCGGCCGCGTCCTCCCGCGTGTTCGAGCAGGGCGGCCACGCCCCAGACGATCGCGACGTAGAGCCCGATGAAGGGCAGGTAGGCGTAGCGGTCGGCCATGGCCTGCTCGCCCACCTGGACGATGCCGATCACAGGGAGCATCGCCACCAGGAACCAGAGCCAGCCGACGGGCAAGGCGGGCACGCGGCGGAAGCGCCACACGGCCACGCTGATCGCCGCGAGCAGGGCGACGGCGGCCGGCGCCTGCCAGCTCGCCAGCGGCACGCCGCCGTTCATCGCCGGGTGGGGGTAGAGCGCCGAGAGCGGATGCGGCCAGACGAGCTTGCCCAGGTAGCGCGCGAGCGAGACCACCGCGTTGGCAAGGCGGTCGTCCAGGGGCAGGAGCGTCGCGCGGCGGGTCTGCGCGGCCAGGGTCAGGGCGATCGCGCCCGCGCTCAGCGCGAAGCCGGGCAGCGTGGCGAGCGCCGTGCGCCCGCGCGCCGCCGGGTCGTGCAACCGCCCCAGCGGCCACAGCTCGAGCAGGAGCCAGAGCGCGGGCAGGGTGACGAGCATCTGCTTCGCCATGAGGCCCAGCGCCAGCAGCGCCAGGGCCAGCGCGTAGTCGCGCCAGCGCCCGCGACGCGCCCAGCGCGTCCAGGCCAGCGTGGCGCCGAGGGCGAAGGCGAGGCTGAGGACGTCCTTCCGCTCGGCGATCCACGCCACGGACTCCACGTGCAGCGGGTGCAGCGCGAGCAGCGCCGCCGCCAGCCCGCTGCGCCAGGTCGCGCCCGTGAGCGCGCGCAGCAGCCAGAAGAGCAGCAGGCAGTTCAGCGCGTGGAGCAGCAGATTGGTGAGGTGGAAGCCGCGGGCGGACGTCGCGCCGAACAGCTGCGCGTCGAGCATGAGCGAGAGCCAGGTGAGCGGATGCCAGTTCTGGGCGGCGTGCGTGGTGAAGGCCCACTTCACGCCGTCGGCGCTGAGGCCGCGCTGCACGATCGGATTCGCGGTGACGTAGTCGGGGTCGTCGAAGCCCACGAAGCCGTAGCCCAGCGAGGCGCCGTAGACGCCGACCACGGCGAACACGAGCAGGACGGGAATGAGCAGCGAAGGCTTCATGGCGGGCTCCCGGCGGTCCGGCGCCCCGCGCCGGTCCACCGAGCCTAGCCGCTGGCCGCGGCCGCCGCAAGCGTCGCTAGAACTTGGCCTCGATGCTCGCGCTGGCGGCGGCGGTCCAGTCGGCCGTGCGGCCGGCGTCGAGCACCACGGGCGTGAGCAGCATGACCATCTCGGTCTGGACCTGCTTCTTGATCTTGCGCTTGAAGAAGTTGCCCAGCAGCGGGACGTCCTTCAGGAAGGGCACGCCCTGCTCCTGGTCGTTCAGGCCGTCGGACATGAAGCCCGCGATCACCAGCGTCTCGCCGTCGGTCACCTTGCCCACGGTGTCCAGCTCGCGCACGCTGAGCACGGGCGCCGTGTCGGAATTGGGGCTGGTCTCCACGCGCACGATGTCCGTCACCGTGGGGTGCACGTTCAGCGTGATGACGTCGTCCATGCCCACCTGCGGCGTCACGTCGAGCACGAAGCCCACGGGGATCACGTTGGGGGTGTAGGCCACCACCGGCTCGGTCACCACGCCGTTGGTCACCACGGGCGGCTCCACCTGCGCCTCGTAGAAGACCTCCTCGGTGACGATCCGCACCACGGCCTTCTGGTTGTTGAGCGTGGTGATGCGCGGCGTGCTCAGCACCTTCACGCGGCCCTGTTTTTCCACCGCCTCCAGCAGGCCGGACACCGACTTGCCGCTGATCACGAAGTTGAAGACGGGGTTGCCCAGCCCCTGCACCGTGCGCTGGCGCGCATCCAGGTCCACGCCGTTTTCGTGGGAGACGGCCGTCCAGTCCACGCCCGTGTTGAGCTCGTCGCTGAGGGTGACCTCCAGGATCTTCACCTCGATCGCCACCTGACGGCGCAGCGCCGTGCGCATGCGCTCCAGGTAGAGCTCCACCTGGCGCAGGCGCTTCCACTCGGCGGTGGCCTGGATCACGCCGGCCATGGGGCTGACCACCAGGGAGCGGCCCTCGCCGTCGGCGAGGCTGAGGGCTTCGGTCACGCCCTCCGCGGCGCCGGTCTCGGGCGCCCTGTCGAAGACGAGGATCGCCAGGGCCTGCATCATCTCGGGCCAGATGGCCATGGCCGCCGTGGACGTCACGTGGCTCTCGTTCTGATCCTCGGTGCTCGTGGCGCCCGTGCTGCTCTGCCCGCGGCCGGAGACGCGCAGCTCGCCCTTGCCCTCGCGCTGGGTCACCGGGTAGTCGAAGCTGAACCAGCGGCTCACGAGGCCGCGCTTGTAGACCATCAGCACGCCGTCCACCAGCTCGTAGCCCAGGTCCACGGGCTCCAGCAGCGCGCGCAGGGCGGTGGGCACGGTGACGTTCTCCAGGTGCACGTTGACCGTGCCTTCCACGTCGGGCGCGATCTGCAGCCCGTAGCCGCCGCTCTTGGCGACGGTCTTGAGGATCTCGCGCACGTCCACCCAGTCGCCCGTGATGAGCGTGATGCGCGCGCCCTCGTGCGGGTCGGGCGCGGGCGGCGCGCCGCCGGGATCGCGCTGCACCAGGCGCGCGAGGCCGAAGTCGTCCTCCGGAGTCTGCGCGAGCGCGGGCAGCGCCATCGCGAGGGCGAGCCCGAGGGTGATCAGCAGCCGTGTCCGCATGCTTCCGTCCTTTCGACCCGCGGTCCGGGTCAGCGCAGCGAGATGGGCGCGCCCACCGCGCCGCCGCTCTTCTTCTGTTCCACGGGGAGGAAGCGCGTGGAGCTTCCGTCCCGAAGCGTGACGCCCTTCTCGCCGATGGACTCCACCACGTAGCCGCCCACGCGCTCGCCGGCGGAGACCACGTGGCCGTCCACGAGGGCGGCGGGGGGGCCGTTGCCCACGAAGATGGCCGTGCACTCGAGCCGTGGGCCGCTGCGACGCGGGGCCGGGGCGCTGCGCGCGGCGCTGGGCCGCGAGGCCGTCAGGTAGGCGAAGGGATTGCGGTCGACGTCGCCGCGCGGCGCGGGCCAGGCGCGTTCGACGCCGCCCTCGAGCTGACGCTCCAGCGCGCCGGTGACGCGCGCCAGGTCGGGCGGCGGGGCCAGGGCCTCGTCCGCGAAGGACGCGCCGGCCACGCGGGGCGCGCCCTGCGGAAGGAACTCCCGCAGATTGACGGCGACCATGACGGCCAGCACCAGCAGCACCAGCGCCATCACGCGCGGATCCTGGGTGATCCTAGTTCCGGGCCTGGACATAGTACTCCAGCTCCATGTCGACGTTGACGCCCCGGCTCCCCCGCCGCGCCCGCAGGGCGCGCACGGTGACGGCGCGGTCCAGGCTGCGCAGCGCGTCGCCGAAGCGGGCGAGGTCGCGGTAGTCGGCGTCGAAGGTCAGGCGCAGCCGGTGCGCGCGCAGGTCGCAGCCGGGCAGATCCGCCGCGCTGAGGTCGAGGGCGTCGAGCAGGTTGCCGAACT from Candidatus Latescibacterota bacterium includes these protein-coding regions:
- a CDS encoding DUF1028 domain-containing protein; translated protein: MRRLATLAALAFLALSTPARATFSIAAVDPATGEVGSAGASCISGSIILSDVHPGVGTIHTQAYWNGTNQANASDLMDQGWAPQAIIDWLAANDAQGNPTIRQYGIADLVGGGRSAAYTGTNCTDWAGQITGPTYSVQGNILLGPEIVADMETAFLATPGPLAVKLMAALQAANVPGADTRCAGAGKPAISAFLRVARPDDGPGDLYLDLNVNNTSTAQNPIDLLQDQFDAWLPTAAPAASPIARFLPAAPNPFNPQTSLRFALAAAGPARLEIIDLAGRRLTVLREGPCDAGEQSAIWDGRDDTGRALPSGVYFARLVTPAAEQSQKLVLLR
- a CDS encoding tetratricopeptide repeat protein; translated protein: MKPSLLIPVLLVFAVVGVYGASLGYGFVGFDDPDYVTANPIVQRGLSADGVKWAFTTHAAQNWHPLTWLSLMLDAQLFGATSARGFHLTNLLLHALNCLLLFWLLRALTGATWRSGLAAALLALHPLHVESVAWIAERKDVLSLAFALGATLAWTRWARRGRWRDYALALALLALGLMAKQMLVTLPALWLLLELWPLGRLHDPAARGRTALATLPGFALSAGAIALTLAAQTRRATLLPLDDRLANAVVSLARYLGKLVWPHPLSALYPHPAMNGGVPLASWQAPAAVALLAAISVAVWRFRRVPALPVGWLWFLVAMLPVIGIVQVGEQAMADRYAYLPFIGLYVAIVWGVAALLEHAGGRGREPVLVLVALALIALGATAHARAGAWRDGITLGESARAVEPVHPKMLYNLGIAYAEANRLPEAAGSFAAAITIAPDYAKAYNNLGQTYEAMGKLDAARGAYQVAVAKDPDFALARVNLSRLLARQGDLDGAIEQRRRAVALQPDDPAGHNNLGGLLAQAGRLEEAVAQFRAALALDPANPDARKNLNLALRMLGSPDAKP